The Flavobacterium praedii genome window below encodes:
- a CDS encoding lipopolysaccharide biosynthesis protein translates to MGLYKKLFQQTAIYGLATVIPRMFSFLLVPLYTGLLPQAEYGKVSIIFAWMIFFNVILAYGMETAFFRFYNSEKNKDSVVETTIVSIFWSTILFVFIALLFRNSLAHWSGVDTQYITFSIWILALDALVIVPFSKLRANQRPKFYALIKIGNVLVNLSFNLFFLLYLPSISVSQPDSFLSSVYIDNFQIGYIFLANIIASFLTFVVLFPDYFTIKWKFDYELWKRMMQYGLPIMVAGIAFAINEQFDKILLGKLLPANIAAEQVGVYSACYKLGLFMVLFRTAYTLGIEPFFFSHASNDNAPQTYATVTKYFVIFGSFILLSVIVFADLLKQIMIPNAAYWEAMKVVPLIILANFFLGIYTNLSVWYKLIDKTYVGAYISIVGALVTLILNYLLIPKYSYYGSAIATISAYGSMMFISYYLGNKYYPIPYDKKKIGGYLGLSIGFSCISFYIFRENYYIGIALLAVFLGFIYYNEKETLLRILKRPTKN, encoded by the coding sequence TTGGGATTATATAAAAAGCTTTTTCAACAAACTGCCATATACGGACTTGCCACAGTAATACCTAGAATGTTCAGCTTTTTGCTGGTACCACTTTACACGGGATTATTGCCTCAAGCAGAGTATGGAAAGGTATCCATAATTTTTGCTTGGATGATTTTTTTCAATGTGATTCTGGCTTACGGGATGGAAACCGCTTTCTTTAGATTTTATAATTCTGAAAAAAACAAAGATAGTGTAGTAGAAACGACAATTGTTTCTATTTTTTGGTCCACTATTCTTTTTGTCTTTATAGCTTTGTTATTTCGCAATTCATTAGCGCATTGGTCTGGAGTTGATACACAATACATAACCTTTTCTATTTGGATTTTAGCATTGGATGCTTTAGTGATCGTACCTTTTTCTAAATTGCGTGCCAATCAAAGACCAAAGTTTTATGCTTTAATCAAAATAGGAAATGTTTTGGTTAATCTATCTTTCAATCTTTTTTTTCTGTTGTATTTGCCAAGCATTTCGGTTTCGCAACCCGATAGTTTTTTAAGTTCCGTTTATATTGATAATTTTCAGATAGGATATATTTTTCTGGCCAATATTATTGCTAGTTTCCTAACTTTTGTGGTGCTATTTCCTGATTACTTTACAATCAAATGGAAATTTGATTACGAGCTCTGGAAACGGATGATGCAATACGGTTTGCCTATTATGGTTGCCGGCATTGCTTTTGCCATAAACGAACAGTTTGACAAAATCCTTTTAGGAAAACTGCTGCCTGCCAATATCGCCGCAGAACAAGTTGGAGTGTACTCCGCTTGTTATAAGTTAGGACTATTCATGGTTTTGTTTAGAACCGCTTACACTTTAGGAATCGAACCTTTCTTTTTTAGTCATGCTTCGAATGATAATGCACCACAAACGTATGCAACGGTGACCAAATATTTTGTCATTTTCGGTTCTTTTATTTTATTGTCAGTAATTGTATTTGCTGATCTTTTGAAACAAATTATGATCCCAAATGCTGCTTATTGGGAAGCAATGAAAGTCGTTCCGTTGATTATTTTAGCTAATTTTTTTCTCGGAATTTACACGAACCTTTCAGTTTGGTATAAACTTATCGACAAAACATATGTAGGTGCTTATATTTCAATAGTTGGAGCATTAGTAACCTTAATTTTGAATTATTTATTGATTCCAAAATACAGTTATTATGGTTCTGCGATTGCTACCATTTCGGCTTATGGGAGTATGATGTTTATATCGTATTATCTCGGAAATAAATACTATCCCATACCGTATGACAAGAAGAAAATAGGAGGTTATTTAGGATTATCTATTGGTTTTTCATGTATTTCCTTCTACATTTTTAGAGAGAATTATTATATCGGAATTGCACTTTTGGCAGTATTTTTGGGCTTTATATATTACAATGAAAAAGAAACACTTTTACGAATTTTAAAACGTCCAACTAAAAATTAG
- the dut gene encoding dUTP diphosphatase, translated as MTINIINKSQHALPNYETIASAGMDLRANLTESITLNPLERTIVKTGLFIELPIGYEAQVRPRSGLAAKNGITVLNAPGTVDADYRGEIGVILVNLSNDPFVIQNGERIAQLIIAKHERAEWIEVQELTETFRGEGGFGSTGVK; from the coding sequence ATGACAATCAATATCATAAACAAATCGCAACACGCATTACCAAATTATGAAACTATTGCTTCGGCTGGAATGGACCTAAGAGCCAATTTGACCGAATCTATAACCTTGAATCCACTGGAAAGAACCATTGTAAAAACAGGACTTTTTATAGAATTACCTATTGGTTATGAAGCTCAAGTGCGGCCAAGAAGTGGTTTGGCTGCCAAAAACGGTATAACAGTCCTAAATGCTCCAGGAACAGTCGACGCCGATTATAGAGGCGAAATTGGAGTAATTTTAGTAAATTTATCTAACGATCCATTTGTTATCCAAAATGGAGAGCGCATTGCCCAACTCATTATCGCCAAACACGAACGAGCGGAGTGGATTGAAGTACAAGAATTAACCGAAACATTCCGTGGAGAAGGCGGTTTTGGAAGTACAGGAGTAAAATAA
- a CDS encoding tetratricopeptide repeat protein, translating into MISKWTYIFTFWVLLSNTLSVLAQTEPEEIIVENDKFQDFFYESIFQKSIENYDKSLAALDQCLKMKPNEASIYFEMGKNYLASKDYKNAYSSFEHATQIDPTNKWFWVGMYDVCYETKDFNQAIIIVNKIIPFDAEYKEDLVSLYMATKQYDKALVGINELNEKVGKTERREMYKLEILSEGKFQNSEIDNLNALIDKNPKEESNYIALIFLYSNNNEETKAQEVAKQLEKAIPESVWAQVSLFKNYLENNDGTNAVKSMNIVLASPKIDSKIKHRILNEFLLFTNTNPQFIPDLDAAIGYFENDKEINVAKEIGKFFHNKKQWEKAIKYYDLSAKNNSEIDLETNLLWLQANTELKQFEPVVKKAMAMIDSYPSEPQFYYYAGMANNQLKLFKKAKEILEMGMDYVVDNQSLEINFNIQLGEAYSGLGDTTKKELYFNNANQLIKGKK; encoded by the coding sequence ATGATAAGTAAATGGACATACATATTCACTTTTTGGGTATTGCTAAGCAATACTTTAAGTGTATTGGCTCAAACCGAACCAGAGGAAATAATAGTGGAAAATGATAAATTCCAAGATTTTTTCTATGAGTCTATTTTTCAAAAAAGTATTGAAAATTATGATAAATCATTAGCAGCATTGGACCAATGTTTAAAAATGAAGCCCAATGAAGCTAGCATTTATTTTGAAATGGGAAAAAATTATTTAGCTTCCAAAGATTATAAAAACGCCTATTCCTCCTTTGAACATGCTACACAAATAGATCCTACAAATAAATGGTTTTGGGTAGGAATGTATGATGTATGTTATGAAACCAAAGATTTCAATCAAGCCATTATCATTGTTAATAAAATCATTCCTTTTGATGCAGAATACAAGGAAGATTTAGTTTCACTTTACATGGCAACCAAACAATATGACAAAGCATTAGTTGGAATTAATGAATTGAATGAAAAAGTTGGAAAAACCGAGAGAAGAGAAATGTATAAATTGGAAATCCTCTCGGAAGGAAAATTTCAAAATTCTGAAATTGATAATTTAAATGCACTGATTGATAAAAACCCAAAAGAAGAATCCAATTACATTGCATTGATTTTTTTATATTCTAATAATAATGAAGAAACTAAAGCACAGGAAGTTGCTAAACAATTGGAAAAAGCAATTCCGGAATCGGTTTGGGCACAAGTAAGTTTATTTAAAAATTATCTCGAAAATAATGACGGTACCAATGCAGTAAAATCGATGAATATAGTTTTGGCAAGTCCTAAAATTGATTCGAAGATTAAACATAGAATTCTGAATGAATTTTTACTTTTCACCAATACAAATCCTCAATTTATTCCAGATTTGGATGCCGCAATTGGGTATTTTGAAAACGACAAAGAGATAAATGTAGCTAAAGAAATAGGCAAGTTTTTTCACAATAAAAAACAATGGGAAAAGGCGATTAAATATTATGATTTATCAGCAAAAAATAATTCAGAAATTGATTTAGAAACCAACTTGCTTTGGCTTCAAGCCAATACAGAACTTAAACAGTTTGAACCCGTAGTCAAAAAAGCAATGGCAATGATAGATAGCTATCCATCCGAACCGCAGTTTTATTATTATGCTGGAATGGCCAACAATCAGTTGAAATTGTTCAAGAAAGCCAAGGAAATACTTGAAATGGGAATGGATTATGTAGTAGATAATCAAAGTTTAGAAATCAATTTTAATATACAACTTGGTGAAGCCTACAGTGGTTTAGGAGATACTACCAAAAAAGAATTATATTTTAATAATGCCAATCAATTAATAAAAGGAAAAAAATAA
- a CDS encoding sugar phosphate nucleotidyltransferase yields MKIIVPMAGRGSRLRPHTLTIPKPLIPVAGKPIVHRLVEDIAGVLNQDIEEIAFVIHESFGKKVEEDLVAIAQKLGAKGTIYYQNEALGTGHAIMCAKDSLSGPAVIAYADTLIRANFDLDANADSVIWVKQVDHPEAFGVVNLNDANEIIELVEKPKEFVSDLAVIGIYYFKDVAVLKNELQLVIENNIIHGGEYQINDGIKQMMAKGMIFVPGEVDEWMDCGNKDVTVETNSRMLGFLQNDGVNLVDPSVKLEHSTIIPPCYIGENVVLINSTVGPNVSLGDACHVQNSTIQNSLIQTHSHIKNANLDNAMIGNHASFDGNFKNISIGDYSVLE; encoded by the coding sequence ATGAAAATAATTGTACCAATGGCAGGACGCGGATCTCGCCTTCGCCCACATACATTAACCATTCCTAAACCTTTAATCCCAGTTGCTGGAAAACCAATTGTTCATCGATTAGTCGAGGATATTGCTGGGGTTTTAAATCAAGATATAGAAGAAATAGCCTTCGTTATTCACGAAAGTTTTGGAAAAAAAGTAGAAGAAGATTTAGTTGCAATTGCTCAAAAACTCGGTGCCAAAGGAACTATTTATTATCAAAATGAAGCACTTGGAACAGGACATGCCATTATGTGCGCCAAAGATTCGTTAAGCGGGCCGGCAGTAATTGCTTATGCCGATACTTTAATCCGTGCCAATTTTGATTTGGATGCAAATGCGGATAGTGTTATTTGGGTAAAACAAGTGGATCATCCAGAAGCTTTTGGTGTGGTAAATTTAAACGATGCCAATGAAATAATAGAATTGGTTGAAAAACCAAAGGAATTTGTTTCGGATCTTGCAGTTATCGGAATTTACTATTTTAAAGATGTGGCCGTCCTAAAAAACGAACTTCAATTAGTGATAGAAAACAACATTATTCATGGAGGTGAATATCAAATTAATGATGGAATAAAACAAATGATGGCCAAAGGCATGATTTTTGTTCCAGGAGAAGTAGATGAGTGGATGGATTGTGGTAACAAAGATGTAACGGTTGAAACTAATTCTAGAATGCTCGGCTTTCTTCAAAACGACGGAGTGAATTTAGTGGATCCATCAGTTAAATTAGAACATTCCACCATTATTCCTCCTTGTTATATTGGGGAAAATGTTGTTTTAATAAATTCTACTGTTGGTCCTAATGTCTCTTTAGGGGATGCTTGTCATGTTCAAAATAGCACAATACAAAACAGTTTGATACAAACACATTCGCATATTAAAAATGCCAATTTAGACAATGCGATGATTGGTAATCATGCCAGTTTTGACGGAAATTTTAAAAACATAAGTATTGGAGATTATTCGGTTTTAGAATAA
- a CDS encoding DUF4292 domain-containing protein encodes MNRFLVRVLFVFMICLSSSLTLVSCKAKAKVVKENKSEDTNRMTAERIIKKHYNNSNEFSTLYIKSNVKYSDEKQSQNVTAEIKIKKNEQILVSIRFLGITMAKALITPTMVSYYEKIGGTYFEGDFSSLSQWLGTDLDFYKVQNMLIGQAMDDLTKGNYQDSLVEQSYRLEEISKNDVKKYFFFDTGKFLLNKQEIAQITQNRKMDVSYSDFKMYNDSSFPSSIFITAEQDKGKTEINMTYNAITLNEELSFPYNVPNGYKRILIK; translated from the coding sequence ATGAATCGATTTTTAGTAAGAGTACTTTTTGTTTTTATGATTTGTTTGAGTAGTTCACTAACATTAGTGTCCTGTAAAGCAAAAGCAAAAGTGGTAAAAGAAAACAAAAGTGAAGACACAAATCGCATGACAGCGGAGCGAATTATTAAGAAACATTATAACAATAGCAATGAGTTTTCTACCTTATACATTAAATCAAATGTAAAATACAGTGACGAAAAACAGTCACAAAATGTTACTGCCGAAATCAAGATAAAGAAAAACGAACAAATTTTGGTAAGCATCCGTTTCCTAGGAATTACCATGGCCAAAGCTTTAATAACCCCAACGATGGTTAGTTATTACGAAAAAATCGGAGGCACTTATTTTGAAGGTGATTTTAGTTCCTTGAGTCAATGGTTAGGAACCGATTTGGATTTTTATAAAGTTCAAAATATGTTAATTGGCCAAGCTATGGACGATTTAACCAAAGGAAATTACCAAGACTCTTTAGTCGAACAGTCTTATCGATTAGAAGAGATTTCTAAAAATGATGTAAAAAAATATTTCTTTTTTGACACCGGAAAATTTTTATTAAACAAGCAAGAAATAGCACAAATTACTCAAAATAGAAAGATGGATGTTTCCTATTCCGATTTCAAAATGTATAATGATTCTTCATTTCCTTCCTCTATTTTTATAACGGCAGAACAAGACAAAGGGAAAACAGAAATTAATATGACTTACAATGCAATTACCTTAAATGAAGAACTTTCTTTCCCTTATAATGTGCCAAATGGTTATAAACGAATTTTAATTAAG